The window AAACGCGCATCATTGTCTTCAAACGGTTCATCGCCGAATCCTCCCTCCCGACGCACGGCGCGTCTTCAGGGTAAAAACCTCTTCCCAGTATAGCACGCCACACCCGCCAATCCGCACCCCATGCGCACGGACGCGCCGGAATGGGGATCGCCATCCATAATACCATCGGGCTGCGCATCCGTTGCGCATGGGGCGGCCAACCGGTTTATCCCGTGGACGGCAGGGACTTTATGGACGAAATAACCCCAGTGTAAGAGTACCGATTTCTCGAACCTTGCTACAGGCTGCAATTACTCGAAAAATGTCGTTTTTTTGGTTGAACGGATTACAGAATCGTCTTGAAGCATTGATTGCGGAATCCCAACAGGATCAGAAATGAAGGCAAATGCGTGGAACAGGCTGTCCAGCCTGTCCGTCCACAGACATGGCTTGGCTTCAAAAAAGGCAGACTGGACAGTCTGTCCTACGTTCCGTACCCCCCAAAAAATTCCCCATTGCACGTTCAGAACAGATGAATACAGGCAAGAACTCGGTACTCTCAAGGATCCAGGAATCGTTTCGCTTTGTGGAAAACATCCACCGCTTCTATAGAGTCCACCTTGTCCAAGGTAAAAAGAACCGGCTTCCATTGCCGATTCTTGGCGGGTTGTTGCAACGGCCCATGGGCGGTTCATGTCCCGATCGGCTGGCGCTTGGGCAGCCGGGCGACAAAGCGGGTGTTTGGATAATTCGCGTCAATGATCAATTCCCCGTGGTGCGCTTCCAGAATCTGCGCGGAAATGCTCAACCCCAAGCCGACACCCTTCCCCGGTTCCTTCGTGGTGAAAAACGGCAGCATCGCCTTTTCCCGGGTTTCGGGCGCCAGTCCGCGGCCACTGTCGGTAACCGTCAGGGCGATTGTATCGCCTTCGTCCTGAACGCCGATTCGGATCCACTTCTCCGGAAGCGTTTCGACGGCGTCATGGGCATTGTTGAGCAGATTGAGGAGCACTTGCGAAATCTGGGGAGGCAGGCATTCGATTTCGATGTTGGGGATGCCGGCGACTTCCAGCATGATGCCGTGTGCCAGAAAACGCGCCTGGCATAATTCAAGGATATCCGCCACGAGGCTTTGAAGCGGAATCAGGACATAGGGATCCCGGGATCCGTCGCGCGAAAGCATTCGGAGCGCCCGGATAATACGCGATATCCGATTGACGTTGCGCCCAACAACCTCGGAAATCTTTTCGAGACGCGCCGCGTCGGGGTGTTCCTGGCGGGCCAGCGCATCCAACTGCTGGGCGGCGCCTGAGATAATCGCCAGCGGATTGTTGATTTCGTGGGCGATGCCGCTCGCCATGGTGCCCACAGCCGAAAGCCGCGACGCATGAAGCATCCGCGTCTGCTGTTCGGCGATGATCCGATCCGCCTCGACACGGGATGTCACATCGTTTCCGACGCAGAGCAATTCGCGAACGTGCCCTTGCTCGTCGTAAACCGGCGTGCTGATCCACGAAATCCAGACCCGGCGCCCGTCGCCCCGGTTCCATTCGTATTCGCTTTCGATCGAATGATCCGGATGTTTTTCCTTGCGGCGAAGCAACGCGGCCAAATCCGTTCCGTCCGCCCGATCTCCCGGGAGAATCGTTCCCAGCGCGCTTTGCCCGCGCAGGTCTTTTTCCAGCAACCCAAAAAATTGCTCGGCAAACTCGTTGAAAAAGGTGATCGTTCCCCCGGCATCCAGCCGGGCGATGATCGTGTTGGCGTTCTGCACGAGATCCCGGTATTTCGACTCACTGGCCTGCAGGGATTGCTCGTCGCGCTTGTGCTCGGTAATATCGCGAAGGAAGCAGTATTGCCGGCCTCCGCTCGTGCTCAAATGGCTGGTGCTGACTTCCACGTCAATCACCGATCCGTCTTTTCTGCGATGGCGGGTTTCGAAGCGATCCCAGCCTTTCGTTTGTACGCGCTGGATATGCGCGGCGACGTCCTCGGCCATCTCGATCGCTTCCACATCCGCGATGCTCATGTTCAGGAGTTCATCCCGGCTGTATCCGATCATACGGCAATACGCTTCATTTACGTCCAGAATCCGTCCATTGACATCCACGACCCAGAAGCCGTCCATGGCCGTGCGCAAAATCAGTTGATGCTCTTCCTCGGCCTCGCGCCGCGCGGTCACGTCGCGGATGATCCCCAGCGTATGCCACTCCCCCCGCAGATGGAGGGAAGACACGGAAATTTCGACGTCAATTTCGGCGCCGTCCTTGCGTATTGCCCTGACCAGCGTCGTTTTCCCCACGACGGGCCCTTCGCCCGTATTCCTCCATGCACGCAGACCTTCCAAATAATGGTTTCGCATGCGGGAGGGAACGAGTGTTTCGTGGACGGATTTCCCCATAACCTCCCCCGCCGCGTAACCCAAAATCCGCTCGGCGGCCGGATTCCAGTAGCACACGCTTCCCACGTTGTCCATCAGGACAATGCCGTCCAACGCCGACGCGCTAATCCCGTGCAGCACCGCCTCGTTTTCGCGCAGACTTTTTTCCACCTGCTCCCGGCGGGCAACTTCTTCGGTGAGCCGCGCATGTTCGGCCATGAGCCGTTGCCGCGAGGCCATCATTTCGATAATAGCCAAGAAGAACGCGACCGCAATCAGGACAAGACCCAGCCCCGTGAAAAGGTTGTCGAACGCGCGCAAGACGTTGTTCCAGTCCCGGCTTACAAACCCGTCCAGAAGCCTCAGCGACTGCAAAAACCGGTACGATTGGGAAACCAGCAGCAGGGTTGTGCCCCCCATGACAAGCAGCACCAGTTTTCGCTCGCGGCGGATCCGTCCCAGAAGATACGCGGTGAAGACGCAAATGAGCAGAAAACCGATACCGGACGCCGAAATACGCAGCCATGCGATATTTTGCCCGAAAAGGCGCATCGCAAAGTCGGGCAGGAGCGCCGCAAAAACCATCCATCCGAGCGGAATCAACATCAGCAGGTGCAGCCGCCTTGTGTTGACCTGCCCTTCACCAACGTCGTCTTTCCGCATGGCGCCAATCCCCTAAAAATGTGCCTCACGCATCGTGGAATGCCACCTCACTTGTAAAACATCATACAACAAGCCGCCGCAAAAAGCCATACCCCGAATTCCACCTCAATGTGCACATTAAGGGGAGTAAATGCCGACCGGCATTTACGCAAACACCTCCGAATCAGTCAACACCACAAGAACTGGTGGCTTGCGGAAGGCCCTTCAAAGGCGCCGGCAGGTGCGTGCTCGTGCTCGTAATCGTAATCGAATCCCCGAAAACTCTTGATTGAGCAATGTACTGATAGTACGGTGTTATCCTCATACTTTATTGTTGGTCGCAACGTATTCAACCGGTGCGGACAAGTCTCTCCGATCAACTGCAAATATAATTACGAGTTGTCATGAGACCCTGGCTCTTGGGGGACGAAAATGAGTTCTCTTGAATAATCACGCAAGCGATTGGAGATGTTCATAAGTCCTTGTTTCGATTATGATTACGATTACGATAACACGCACGAGACAGAGTGGCGGTCGGATGCATTGTCGGGAAAGCGCAAGATGCGTCTGTCCGGTCGGGCGCCTCTGGTCCGAAGCAGCAAGTTGAGCGATACCGTCCCGATCGTGGTATGGTGGCGAAATAGTGGAGGAATCGCACGATGACGGAGTGGACATGGGACGATGTGAAGGAAGCGTTGCGCGAGGTGCTTGAAGAGGAAACGGGCGCGGGAACCTGCGCCATCGCACCGAAATGGAAGGGCGGCAAGATGATCCTGCAACCGTTCGACACGGCGTTGCAAGGCAAGGAAGTGCCGCTCGCGGTGTTTTTCAAGAAGATCGTGTCCGTCCGCGAAAAGTTGCGCGTCCTCGAACAGAAAATCAACAACCATCCCGCATTGGCGCAGGAAGACAAGATCGAATTGCAACAACTCATCACGCGCGCCTACGGCAGCCTGACGACGTTCAACATTCTGTTTCGCGACGAGGATGACCGTTTCAAGGGTGTTTCGGAGTAAACAATGAGGAATGATGAGCGCAACGTGGTGTTGATTGGGATGCCCGGCGTGGGCAAGAGCACGGTCGGCGTGCTGCTGGCGAAGGCGCTGTCGCGCAGTTTCATAGACACGGACGTCCATTTGCAGGCGCGCGAGGGGCGGCGCCTTCAGGACATCATTGACACGGACGGCCTTGACCGGTTTCGCGCCATCGAGGAAAATTTCATCCTTTCGCTGGATTGCCGCGAGCATGTGGTGGCGACCGGGGGAAGCGTCGTGTACAGCGAACGCGCCATGGCGCATCTGCGGCGATCGGGGCCCGTCGTTTACCTGTATCTGCCGCTGGAGCCCCTGTACGCGCGGGTGACCAATCTCGATTCGAGGGGCATCGTCATGGCGCCCGGCCAGACGTTCGCGGAATTGTTCGACGAACGCCAGCCGCTTTATGCAAAACACGCGGACGTGACGATCCATTGCGCCGGATTGAACCATGACGAAACGGCCGCGGCGATTGTCCAGGCGTTGAGGGAAAAGGGACTGTATGAGTACTGAAGCAACCGGTCTGCGCGAACTGGCGGGCAAGCGGGGATTGCGCATCGGGACGGCGGTCAGCGCCGACGCCCTGCGCGACGATCCGCAATACCGGACGATCCTTGCTCGCGAATTCGACATGATCACCTGCGAAAACGCGATGAAGTTCGGCCCCTTGCGACCTGAACGCGACCGGTTCGCGTTTGATGACGCCGACGCAATCGTCGCGTTCGCGCGGGAACACGGCATGGCCGTGCGCGGCCACACGCTGGTCTGGCATTACATTCTGCCGGACTGGTTCGCGAAAGGCGGGTTCACCTACGACGACGGCATTGACTTGGTGCGCGGACATATCCACACGGTCGTGAGCCGGTATCGCGGCGATGTGTTCGCATGGGATGTCGTCAACGAAGCGCTGGACGACCACGGCGGCTGGCGCGATTCGCCGTTCCTGCGCATGTTCGGCCCGGACTACCTCGCGATGGCGTTCCATTGGGCGCACGAGGCCGATCCAGACGCGAAATTGTTTTACAACGATTACAGCGCGGACGGCCTGAACCGGAAATCGGATGCCATGTACGCCATGATTCGCATGCTGCTCGAACAGGGCGCGCCTATCCACGGCGTCGGACTCCAGATGCACCTGTGCGTCTGGGACGACCTCCACCCGGCGTCCATCGCCGCGAATATCAAGCGTTTCAACGATCTTGGCCTCGACGTTCACATCACTGAGATGGATGTACGGATCAAGGAGCCGTTTCTTGAATCGGATCTGCTGCGGCAGGCGAGAATCTACCGTGAAATCATGGACGTTTGCCTGCGGGCCGAACGCTGCGGCGCATGGGCCGTCTGGGGCGTGACGGACCGGTATTCGTGGGTTCCCCAAGCATTCAAACGAGAAGGCGCCGCGCTCCTGTTCGACGACGCCGGGCAGCCCAAACCCGCCTACGAAGCCGTCCGGGACGCGTTGGTCTCCTGAAGGCGACCGCCGAAACGCAAGCGGCACGCCTTCGAGGGCACATCGCCGCGCCCAATGCCGCCTATGAGAATGCACGGCGCCAGGAACGCATCGAAATCCCTCCTGGCCGCTTGAAGACGGTGGTCTTAGCCATTCTGATTATGTTCGCCAGGCGCGATCGCGTTCTTTGACGCTTTCGAGCACTTGCCGCGCGATGGCCGCGTCCTCCGCAATTTGAAAATCGAACATGCCCACGCAAATGTAATCGGCCCCGTTCTTGAAGGCGTACTCGAATCCGGCGCGCGGTTCGATGGCGCCCGCGCCGTGAACCTTGAACGCCACCCACGGCCGGTCAATGGTTTTCATGAATGCGGCGGTCTCTTCCGGCGCCTCGTCGTTGAACACGTTGTCGCATGGCGTCTTGTTGCCGGCCGACCAGCAGTTTTTGCTGTTGAAGGTCTTCATGTAGAAATCCGGCTTGATCCCGGCCTTTTCGCATGCCGCGATGACGCCCAGTTCGTGGCAGGAAACACCGGCGATGACGCCGCTGGCCTAGATGTATTCGACGGTTTTGGCGAGGAGATCGATCTTGCCTTCCCTCACGAGCGAATCGCCCATTTGGCCCGTCGTGAACACGCCCGGAGCCGTGCCCTTCAAAAACGTCCGCCGCTCGAAACGTACACCCCTGTTTCTTACGCCTCCTTCATCCCGTCTGAGGACCATACCTCTTGCGCTAAATTGCCATCTCGGAATTCGAACATGTATCCTTTGTCCATGGCCGTTGTCCCTTTTGCGGCATTGGTATTTTTATACCGAGATGTCCCAGGGTGAAGCAAAAAACCGCTTGACACGTCCATGGATGGTTGATAGCGTGATGTGTGGCGGACATGGGATTCGCATCAAGCGAGCGGCGCGGAACGATCTTGGATATCGAGCGACAATGACAAGTTTGAGACAAATCGAGCAATTCGGCCAGGACAATTGGCCAGTAAAAAAGCCACTATTTCATATGTGCTATTAGGCCAATATGGACAATTTGACTCCAGAACATCGAAGCTGGCTCATGAGACGTGTCCGCTCGAAAAATACAACTCCCGAACTCCTTGTGCGACGTATCGCGCACTCCATGGGCCTACGCTTTCGCCTGCACAGGCGCGATTTGCCCGGCACACCCGATCTTGTCTTTCCAGCATACAATAGAGTAGTGTTTGTGCATGGCTGTTTCTGGCATCGACATCGAGGTTGCCGATTTACAACAACACCCAAAACAAGAGTTAAATATTGGAAAGAGAAGTTCCAAAAGAATATGCAACGAGACTTGCGAAACGCCCGGAAACTGCGCCGGTCCGGTTGGCGTATACTTGTAATTTGGCAATGTCAAACTCGCGATGTAAAGACCATCGAGTCGAAATTGCGGAAATTTTTCGACGAATGAACACTAAACAAAAAACGAGAAGACCCATCGGTATAGACTTGTTCTCTGGCGCCGGGGGTATGTCGCTTGGGTTCGAGCAAGCAGGATTCGATATAGCTGCCTGCGTCGAATATGACCCTATCCATTGCGCCGCCCACAGTTACAATTTTCCCGAATGCCGTACGTTATGCAGGGATGTATCGGCCATTGACGGCAATGAATTGCTTGGACTAATCGGATCCGAAAACATTGGCGTGGATGTCGTCTTCGGCGGTCCCCCGTGTCAAGGTTTCTCGCTTATGGGAAAACGATTATTGGAAGATCCCCGAAATCGGCTTGTTCAGCACTTCGTTCGCTTAGTTTCCGAGACCGGCGCCCGCTATTTCGTCTTTGAAAACGTTCGGGGGCTAACTGTCGGCAGACATCAGCGTTTCTTGTTGGAACTAATCGAGGAATTTGCACTTTATGGATATCGTGTACGCAAACCGTGGCATGTACTGAATGCATCCTACTATGGCGTACCCCAGGATCGCGAGCGGTTATTCCTGCTTGGAGCCTTGGAAGGGTTGCCCTTGCCAGAATATCCAATTCCAACATCCATTCCTTGTGGCGAAAAGCCGGAACTGATCGGTCTTCCCAGAACACCAACCGTGTTGGATGCGATCGGAGACTTGCCCGATGCGGATGAGTTTGCGGCGCTGTGCAATTCGGATTCAACAACCATCGCATACGGCCCCCCATCCGAGTACTCGGCCAAACTTCGTTCTGTCGTTTTCGATCCGGACGATTACAGTTACCGGAGGAAGTTCGATGGCAAGACCCTGACATCCAGTTTGCGGACGGAACACTCGCGGGAATCGCAACGGCGTTTTGCGGAAACGGAGTGGGGCCGAACTGAGCCGATCAGCCGTTTTTTCAAACTCGACCCCAACGGATTGTGCAATACCTTGCGGGCCGGGACTGCTAGCGATCACGGTGCTTTTACGTCGCCTCGGCCTATCCATCCCTTCTATCCGCGTTGCATCACGGTTCGCGAGGCTGCGCGGCTCCATTCATACCCGGACTGGTTCCGCTTTCATGTTACTAAGTGGCATGGCGCCCGGCAAGTGGGCAATTCAGTCCCGCCGTTGCTTGCAAGGGCCGTAGCCGCGGAGGTTGTAAAGGCCATGGGACTGACGCCAACCCACCCGAATCGGACAATCGAACTTGGCGACGAAAAACTGTTGAAGATGAACTTGCACGAAGCCGCGGCCTATTTCGGAGTGTCTGCTTCCGTGATTCCCCCGCGTACACGAAAAGACCGTGCCGCAACTGTTGGGAAAACGTGAACATGGAACGAGACAGAGACGGAACAAGACGGCGTGAAAATGCGTACGCGCGGATTATAACGGCAGTATTTGAAAAACACTATCGAAAGGGAAAGGACGAGTTCACATTCAAACGGGAAGAACTCGCGGAGTTCGCCAAGATACTTGACGTCAAGTTGCCGAAGAACCTTGGGGATGTTCTCTACTCGTTTCGCTATCGCGAGAGATTGCCGGAGCGTATAGCAGTTACGGCGAAAGCGGGATGCGAATGGATCATCGAGGGCGCCGGGAAGGGTCGCTATGCGATGCGACTGGTGCGATGCCAACGTGTCGTTCCGCGTCCCGATCTCATTGCCATCAAGATTCCCGACGCCACTCCCGAAATCGTCTCGATGTACGCACAGAGCGACGAACAGGCATTGCTCGCGAAGGTGCGATACAATCGACTCGTGGACATTTTCCTCGGCGTCACGACCTACAGTCTTCAGAACCACCTGCGGACGACGGTCCAAGATGTCGGTCAGATCGAGATCGACGAGATATACGTGGGCGTGGACAAAGCGGGAGTACAGTATGTAATTCCGGTGCAAGCCAAATCGGGAAACGATCGGCATTCCATCGTGCAAACGAAACAAGACCTCCTTTGCTGTGAAATACGATTTCCAGAACTTGTCTGCCGTGCCGTTTCCGCCCAGTTTCTCGACGAGGGTGCAATTGCCATGTTCGAGTTGGCTGCCGTCGAAACCGGCGAAGTCAAGGTTGTACAAGAACGCCACTATCTGTTGGTCTCAAGCGATGGTCTCTCGGAAAACGATCTTCGCACATATCGGAAATTGTCAGGAAAGCCCTAGGAAAACTATTGTCACACATACCCTCTTGGTTTTCCGAAGTATTGGCGGAACCAGCGGTCGGACCACATGCGGCGGGTTTCGGGGCGGCGGTCGCAACGCTTGAGGGTGATGCGGCCGTTGGACATGAGCTTGGCGACGGCCCAGTAGGAGTCTTCGGGGACGAGATCCATGCCGGGGACATGCGCGACGGTAAAGCGCATTTCCGTTGTCGTGCCCGCCGCGAGACTGACGCCTTGGGTTCGGGGTGAAATCGCCCGAATGGAGTGTGGACCGACGAGTTCGCGGGGCCACGTCTCGATGGGCGACACGAGGGAGACTTCGGCTTCGACGGTTTCGGCGTGGGGATTCCTGAGCGTCACGATGATCGCATCGCCTTCGTTGCGGACGTCCATGTCGAGATTGAAGGCGCCGCCGATTTCGAGCACGTCCTGAAAAACTTGTCCGTCGAAGGCATGGCGCAACTTGATTTGTCCCGCGGCGGATGCGTCCGGACGGCGGACGATCACGTCCGTGGCCTGGTACTTGAGCGGTTCGACGGTGAACGCGATGACAGCCGGTTCAACCTGCCAGCCATCGGGCACAACAAGGTCCGCGCCGCCGGAAACGGGCGAATCGGTGTAGTCGTTGACCACGTTGACGCGGAGTTGTAGCGTCCGGCCCTCGTCGGCTTCCTTGACCTCGCGACTGATGGAGCAGACCACGGGGGCATACCCCATCGGCATGGATTCGGCGTCGTGTTCCCACGAACGCACCCAGACGGGCTGGACGGGTTCGGCTTCGGGGCCGAGGATGCGCGCGTCCAATTTTTTCCCGAACGGCGCGGGTTTGAACCCGACCGTCTCGATGGAGAATGGCGAGATGTACAGCGGCAGCGCGCCTTTCTTGACGGCCAGATCGCCCTGCGGTTCCTCGATCAGGTTTGCAGCCCATGCCTTTTCGATGCCGTTGCCAAAGACGATTTTCGCCTCGGCGTCCCTGCCCATCGTGTCGTAGACGCGAATCATGACGCCTTGCGACGCATCGGGCGTCTTGTTCCGTTCGAAGGATGCAATGGGATTGCCGAAGGGCTTCATTGCGGTCAGGATGACGTTCTCGGGCGAAACGCCCGCGAAGGACGACTCCGCCGGCAAGCAACCCTTTGCCGACGGTTCGATCCGCCGCGCAATGAGCGGGTGATTGTACGCGTATGCGGCGCGGGGCGTATTGGCCTTGCGCCAGTCACCCGCGTGCGGATACAGCGCATACCCATAGACGTGGTTTTTGTTTTCGGGGATGAGGTAGCCTTCGGGGAAGTTGTTCGTGCCGCCGTACCACAGGCACGCATGTCCGAGGATCATGCAAAGCGTGCCGCCCTTCTCGATGCTGTTCGCGTAGTTCCCGCGATTCAGGAGCGCGAGGCCGTAGTCGTCCATCTTGTTCGACGCGCCGCTCGCGTCGGCAGCGGCGGGCAGTGTAATCGTTGCCTTTTCCGGGAATTCGGCGAGAAGGGTTTCACAGGCCTCGGCCAGTTTCCCGGCATTCTTCGCTTCGACAATCAATACCGGCAGTGCCGGCCACGACGGGTCTTTCAGATCCGCGTCCTTCACGAATAGAAACGCGTAGCCGTTCTTCTTGAGGCGCGCCTTGAACGCGTTGCGCGCGGCGGCCGACGCCTTGCCGAGCAGTTTTTTCGTGTACGCATTGCGCCCGCCGGAACCTATCGTGATGCGGAACCGCGTGTAGAGCATGTCGTCGTCCATGTGCTTGAGATAAGTGCCCCAGTAGGGGCCGCCATCACCATGCCATGGCGTGCACGTGACGCCTTTCTTCACGAGGACGCGCTGGAGTTCCTCCGCCACCGCCACATCGTCCGCATTCTTCGGCGTGACGAGGCCCACCATCGAGAGCGAGTACACATTACGGCCGATCTGTACCTTGGCCGAGGATCCGTATTCCATGAACTTGTTCGCGGCATAGACGGCGCAATCGCCAAACATGAGCATCTGGTGCGTGCGGAAATCGAGGTAGTTCTTGCTGTCGTTGCGCGCGACGACGCCGAAGCGCTCGTCGAAGATGGGCGACAATCCCTTCAAATTCGTCGGGAACGTCACGCAATACAAATAATGTTCGCGCTGGACGTCCACGAGGATCGTGCGGAATTCAATGCGCGGCACGTCGTTGAAAAGCGTCGTTTCCTGGATGACATCGCACAACTCGCCCATCCGGTAGCGCGCGCGGATTGTGCGGCTGACGGCGCCCTGCTCGATCTCGACGGACGCGGGGGTGTCGCCGGAAAACATTTTGAGTCCGGTCGTGTAGAACTCGTGCTGCGTCTCGTTGCGATACGAAACTTCCTCGAGGATGGCGAGTTCGTTGCCGACGTGGCCGTTTGCGCTTTCAATGATTTCGCGTTTGGCGGTCTTGTCGTAAATGCTTGAAATGCCGCCGCCGCGCGCAGGATCGACCGTGATTCGGTAGAACGCATTTTCAATGATGCGGCCATCGGTTGTTTTACATACGGGAAGCGTGCCGGAGGATTTCGGCACGACCGTGTATGCGCGATAGCCGAGCGAGGGCATCTTTACGGCCACGAAACGGATATCGGCTTCCCGGACATGGCCTTTTGCGTCGCGGACGACGCGCAGGACTTCAAAGGCGACGTTCTTGCCCCTCGGATCGCGCAGGGAGAAATTGGGCGCGCCGACGTCCGAGACCGAGAGTTGGGCCACGTCCGTGCGTTCCCATGCGAGCGAATTGAAGACCGCGTAGGTCTGTTCCTTCTTGTCGCCCCTGACGGCCTCGCCGAGAAATGCGATCGAACGGTTGAGGCAGTCCGTCCCGAGTTCAAGGATTTCGCGGTAGGAGTTCATGAGGTCCACGAACGATATTTCGTTGTGCGTGCCGGTAATCGAGTCATGATGCTGTCCGCACAGAATCTGCCGCCATGCCTTGTCGAGCGCCTTTTCGGGATACTTCGCGCCGAGCAGGTTGGCGATCGTGGCGAATTTCTCGGCATCGATCAGCAGGTTCTCGCCGAGGCGGTTCGCGATCTTCAGATCCACGCGCGAGACCGCCGTGGCCGCGTGATAGAGCGACATGTCGCGCGACGTGACGGGCAGGCGCGCCTTGCCCTCCTCCGTTTCGCGATGGATGGCCGCCATCAGGTCTTCATAGGCGCCCTGACGGTACAACGGCATGAGCGTGTGATGCCACTGGGTGGGCGGCGTCTGGTCTATGCCGTCGAGCCGCACCGAAAGGCCCATCTCATGCACGTCGTCTTCCGTGGCGTGGCCGCGTTGGTGCGGCAGCGACGAACCGTCGAGCGAGAGGTGGTTGAAAAACGGCGGAAAATTGAAGATGTGCTTTCCCCATGTCACGCCGATGCAACCGCTCTTTCGCGCAATCTGCGAGAGTTGGTTCGGGTGGCCGAACACGTCGCCGGGGCCGTAAACGTGGCAGATGTTGCCGAACACCCGGCCGTGAATGAGCTGGCCGTACAGGAAATTGCGGACAAGGCCCTCGTCGCCGCAATTCTGCTCGTTCGGCTGGTTGTACATGACATCCGGTTCCGAACGCTTTTCGCGGAAGACGCGCATGAGCGTCTCGCGGTCTTCCGGATACACGTCGAAATACGGTTTCAGATAGTCCACCTCGGAAATGATCGAACGGAACAACGGGTCCGCCCGATGCAGCCGGCAATACTGGCGCACGAGATCGAACGCGCCCATCGCGTACACGCGCTGCTCCTCGTGGTAGGTCGTGTCGAAATGGAAACTCGAC is drawn from Candidatus Hydrogenedentota bacterium and contains these coding sequences:
- a CDS encoding PAS domain S-box protein — translated: MRKDDVGEGQVNTRRLHLLMLIPLGWMVFAALLPDFAMRLFGQNIAWLRISASGIGFLLICVFTAYLLGRIRRERKLVLLVMGGTTLLLVSQSYRFLQSLRLLDGFVSRDWNNVLRAFDNLFTGLGLVLIAVAFFLAIIEMMASRQRLMAEHARLTEEVARREQVEKSLRENEAVLHGISASALDGIVLMDNVGSVCYWNPAAERILGYAAGEVMGKSVHETLVPSRMRNHYLEGLRAWRNTGEGPVVGKTTLVRAIRKDGAEIDVEISVSSLHLRGEWHTLGIIRDVTARREAEEEHQLILRTAMDGFWVVDVNGRILDVNEAYCRMIGYSRDELLNMSIADVEAIEMAEDVAAHIQRVQTKGWDRFETRHRRKDGSVIDVEVSTSHLSTSGGRQYCFLRDITEHKRDEQSLQASESKYRDLVQNANTIIARLDAGGTITFFNEFAEQFFGLLEKDLRGQSALGTILPGDRADGTDLAALLRRKEKHPDHSIESEYEWNRGDGRRVWISWISTPVYDEQGHVRELLCVGNDVTSRVEADRIIAEQQTRMLHASRLSAVGTMASGIAHEINNPLAIISGAAQQLDALARQEHPDAARLEKISEVVGRNVNRISRIIRALRMLSRDGSRDPYVLIPLQSLVADILELCQARFLAHGIMLEVAGIPNIEIECLPPQISQVLLNLLNNAHDAVETLPEKWIRIGVQDEGDTIALTVTDSGRGLAPETREKAMLPFFTTKEPGKGVGLGLSISAQILEAHHGELIIDANYPNTRFVARLPKRQPIGT
- a CDS encoding shikimate kinase; this translates as MRNDERNVVLIGMPGVGKSTVGVLLAKALSRSFIDTDVHLQAREGRRLQDIIDTDGLDRFRAIEENFILSLDCREHVVATGGSVVYSERAMAHLRRSGPVVYLYLPLEPLYARVTNLDSRGIVMAPGQTFAELFDERQPLYAKHADVTIHCAGLNHDETAAAIVQALREKGLYEY
- a CDS encoding endo-1,4-beta-xylanase, with the translated sequence MSTEATGLRELAGKRGLRIGTAVSADALRDDPQYRTILAREFDMITCENAMKFGPLRPERDRFAFDDADAIVAFAREHGMAVRGHTLVWHYILPDWFAKGGFTYDDGIDLVRGHIHTVVSRYRGDVFAWDVVNEALDDHGGWRDSPFLRMFGPDYLAMAFHWAHEADPDAKLFYNDYSADGLNRKSDAMYAMIRMLLEQGAPIHGVGLQMHLCVWDDLHPASIAANIKRFNDLGLDVHITEMDVRIKEPFLESDLLRQARIYREIMDVCLRAERCGAWAVWGVTDRYSWVPQAFKREGAALLFDDAGQPKPAYEAVRDALVS
- a CDS encoding very short patch repair endonuclease gives rise to the protein MDNLTPEHRSWLMRRVRSKNTTPELLVRRIAHSMGLRFRLHRRDLPGTPDLVFPAYNRVVFVHGCFWHRHRGCRFTTTPKTRVKYWKEKFQKNMQRDLRNARKLRRSGWRILVIWQCQTRDVKTIESKLRKFFDE
- a CDS encoding DNA cytosine methyltransferase, with the protein product MNTKQKTRRPIGIDLFSGAGGMSLGFEQAGFDIAACVEYDPIHCAAHSYNFPECRTLCRDVSAIDGNELLGLIGSENIGVDVVFGGPPCQGFSLMGKRLLEDPRNRLVQHFVRLVSETGARYFVFENVRGLTVGRHQRFLLELIEEFALYGYRVRKPWHVLNASYYGVPQDRERLFLLGALEGLPLPEYPIPTSIPCGEKPELIGLPRTPTVLDAIGDLPDADEFAALCNSDSTTIAYGPPSEYSAKLRSVVFDPDDYSYRRKFDGKTLTSSLRTEHSRESQRRFAETEWGRTEPISRFFKLDPNGLCNTLRAGTASDHGAFTSPRPIHPFYPRCITVREAARLHSYPDWFRFHVTKWHGARQVGNSVPPLLARAVAAEVVKAMGLTPTHPNRTIELGDEKLLKMNLHEAAAYFGVSASVIPPRTRKDRAATVGKT
- a CDS encoding endonuclease, whose product is MERDRDGTRRRENAYARIITAVFEKHYRKGKDEFTFKREELAEFAKILDVKLPKNLGDVLYSFRYRERLPERIAVTAKAGCEWIIEGAGKGRYAMRLVRCQRVVPRPDLIAIKIPDATPEIVSMYAQSDEQALLAKVRYNRLVDIFLGVTTYSLQNHLRTTVQDVGQIEIDEIYVGVDKAGVQYVIPVQAKSGNDRHSIVQTKQDLLCCEIRFPELVCRAVSAQFLDEGAIAMFELAAVETGEVKVVQERHYLLVSSDGLSENDLRTYRKLSGKP